CCTTTTTAAAACCTTTTTCAGCATCATTCGTTTTTTCTAATAGGCTATTTAATTTGTTTCCAACTGTTTCTGTATATGAACTCATTTCTAATAATTTAATAATTAACGGTAATTTCTTTTTTGATGTTTACCAATTTACATCTTGGTATAAAATTAAAGAGAAGACAGGGAAAGTATTTATTCTAAAAAGGTTATAATTAACTCAATTACAACTATACTAACTATCTGCGTTAATATCGACCATATCTTAATTAATTGAGTAAAAAAGGATTTATTTTCGCTTTGGTTGAAAATGTATTTTTTTGTTTCAAAATCAAGAGGAATGCACATAAAAAAAGACGCATTTTAGCGTCTTTGTAATTAGGTTTTATGTTTTCTTGAAAATTTTTTAATGATAATTTCTATTTAAAAAATTTTCGAAGTAAAAGCATAACTCCGTATTTTTTGCCGATTTTTAGAATCCAATTTACCCAACTGTAATGTCCAATTTCTTCGGAAATATAATTTCTTTGCATCTTTAACTCTTCCAAAGCAATCTTTCGCTCTAAATTTAATCTTTTTAAATCATTGCTGATGTCGTCGAATGATGCGTATTTTTCCGTTATCATTTTTCAAAATAGTTTTGTGATAATTTTTTAATTATTCTTTTATCTATGACGTGTCTACCCAAATAAATAAAACCGGTCAATATTAAAAAAATTAACCCCATTGCAAGGTATCCTAAAACTGAACTTTCGAGTAATATACTTAAAGCATTTGCCCCTGAAATAGCAATGAAAATGATCCCTAAAATTATTAGGCTACCAAAAATCACTACTTTAATGAAGAAAGAGGACATAAGCGCAAGTTGTTGAAATACCTTTAGTGCATAGTATTCCTTTGTTTTACTTATGTAATCCTCTCCTTTTTTAGCAGCTTTAGATGTAGAATCGTCTATAACGTCCAATATACCCATTACGATTTCTGTAGTTTTCTATTTTTAGTTTTTAAATCCTTTAGTTTCTGTTCTAATTGAGAAATTACATCTTCAGTTTTATAACTGACATCTGAAACAACAGATTCTAATTTACCTTCTAAAGTGTTTGCTTGAGAAGAAATGGTCGTTGCCGCCCTGTCTCTTAAATCAAGTGCAGTTTCAGCCAATGAATCTTTTGCGGATACCGCTTCATCTACTAATTTTCTACGGGTATTAATTCCTTTGTCAGGTGCAAATAATATTCCTAATGTTGCTCCTATTGCCGTACCGGCCAAAATTCCTAATAATGTATTACTGTTATTGCTCATATTTTAAGTTTTATTTTAATTACATCAATTTTCTTTAAAAAGTATTTCTTAAAGATTTGATTATTAATTTAATGATATTCAAATTTCACGATTAAACGGGATATTCATTAGCTGTAATCAATGAAAATTTGACTCGTTTAATTTATGTTTTTAGAATTAACGATTTCTTTAACTGCATCAAACATTTTTGTCTAGAGAACTTAAGTTCATTAATTGATGCAAGCTCAGGAGGCATTGTAAAGAAATTCAGCTTTAAATTTCAACGCAAGCGTTTAATTATTATTTAAAGTTCCCTAATCGCTTTTATGGTACAAAACGGACCAATTATTTCATTAGTAAGTGCTAATAATAAAGGTCCATAGTAAGTTTAATTTACAAAACTGCTAATTAAAATGGATACAAAACAAATGGAATAAAATACGGAAATCATAAAGAACGCAAATGATTGAAAACGTAATTATAATTTTCACAAAAACGGAATTACAAAAGTAGGATTTGTCATTATTTTAATAGCATTACTTATTTATCATAATTGCATTCGTATTTTCAGGAATATTTATATAACAGTTTTACAAATCTATTTATAAGCTTGTGATACCATAAATTTTTAATGACTCTGACTGCGGTTACAGTTGGTCTTTAATTTCAGTACTATACTCTCTTCTATATATCTTCACTATAATTAAAAAAAGACTTATTAATAAGGGGCCAAAAATTAGTCCAATAAAGCCGAATAGGGGAATACCTATAATAACCCCTATAAGGGTTACCAATGGATGCACATTATCCAATTTTTGCAGCACATATAATCTAATGATATTATCTGTAGAGCCAACAACTACAATACCGTATAATAAAATACCCCAAGCCTGAAACGTATCTCCATTAGAAAGCGCTAAGATAAATACGGGAATAGTACCAAGAAAATTACCTATGAAAGGAACCATAGAACCAATGGTAACAATTACTGCCCAAAAAAACGGATTATCTATACCGAAGATTAAAAAACCTATTAATGCTACTATACCCTGGGCAATTGCTACTAGTGGTATGCCTAAGGCGTTAGCACGTACCATTGCACGTGTTTCATCACCAATAAGATTAAGATTTTTCGTGCTAATAGGAATATAATCATATAACGATTCTCCAAAGCTTTTACGATTTGTAAGCATATAAAATAAAAGGAAGTACATTATTGAAATGGCAATAATAGTAGTGAAGGTACCGCCTACCAAACCTTGTAAATTTTTTGAAACCCACCCCGAGACTGCCGAAACGTCTATTTCTGAAGTAAGGTCATACCCTAAATATTTTTCAGTCTGCTGCAATTGAGTTTTGAAGGCCTTTGTTACGCGCTCAGAGTTATCAACGGCATTCCCGATTTTGCTTCCTAACATAAATAGTGCACCAGAAACGGGTATGAGAATAACTAAAAAAGAAATTAGCATTAGTAAAGCAGAGGCAACTTTTGGACGCCAGCCTTTCTTAATTAGCTTGGTCATAGGTTTGTGCAATAACACGTATAAGGTAATTGCTCCAAGCACACCTGAAAAGTAGGGTATTATTTCTTTAAAGATTAATCCGCCAGTTAAAATGATCAATAAAAGAACAAAAATTTGGCGAATTACTTTTGGGTTAATAATTTTCATACTTTAATTATTGTTTGTTTAGTCGGTTCATGTTGTTTCGCCTGTACAATTGCTTTGTGTTATTTCCTTTTCAGGAAATAGAAATAACACAGTATTCCTGTTGTTTTATGAAATACATGCCAATGCTAATCCGTTTGCAAAACTTAGGTAATATTTAGATTTGGATTAATCCATTAAACATTTTTCTTATCTTAAAAAAGCAGTAAATCAATTTAAAAAAAACATGGTTCAACACCACCCATTTAACATCAATAGTTTATTTTTTTCAAGTTGTAGTTTTTTTATGATGTTAGTATTCTCCTACAGAATTTTAATCTTTAAAATATACAGTGTTACTCCTAAACAAATTAAAGAACAATGGATCTCGGTAATTGGTGGGGTTTAAACAAAAGTATGGCAATTTTACTCGATAATGGAGATTTAAATGCTCTGACGTTAGCGTGATAATCTCAATTAAATTTTCAATTCAATGCCTCGCGTGTTTGCCCCTATGGTGTTTACTACTAATAGTTTAACCTAAACTAATGGACAATTCGAAATTCTGTTCGGTATACTTCGGGAGAAATAGTAAAGGCTTAGAAAAAACAGAGTTGGGAACTTAAAGGTAGTATGTATATTGGATTTAAACCTATAAAGAATAGCCATCAATTTAAATCGATGGCTATTCTTTTTAATACAGAGGGTTGTGTGCTTATAATTTCTCTTCCTGTGGAATCGTGGCATGCTGAGATGCGCTTGCCAAATCTCTGTCTAGGTCATATAAGTTAGCATTATTATCCACCTTTTTAGATGCTAAGGTATACTTATCTATAATTTCATTAATTAAAGTTTCCTCTTCAATTTGTTCTTTAACAAACCATTGCGCAAAATTGAACGTTGCCCAATCTTTTTCTTTAAGAGCTAAATCTACTATTTTATCAATTTGCTTAGAATTATCTATTTCATGTTGCAATATTTTATTAAAACAATCTTCAATGTTTTTTGGGTTTGCCGAAGGTGCTTTAATAGCTTCAATTTTTGTTTCACCACCACGGTCGTTTATATACTTTAATATTTTGAACATATGCTCTCGTTCTTCGCTCATATGGCCATAAAGAAATTGTGCTATACCAGGAAAGCTACTAACTTCAGCCCACGAAGCATAGGAAAGATATACTTGAGCTTGGTAGGCTTCTCTTGTCATTTGTTCATTTAATATCTTTTCCATCGTGTCCGATATACGTTTATTCTTCATGTTCTTATTTTTCAATTGTTTTATATTTTAAAATAAACTTAGCGTAAATATGCTTTTGTACTTATTGCAATAAAAATGAAGATTAGCGCAATTAGATTTTGATAAGAATTATTTAGCTCTTAATAGTAGTAAAAAGGTGTTGCCGTAGTTTACTTTAGTTGAAATAGAAGTAGTAATTAAAATTGAAGATAGTTTTTACTCGATAATCGAGATTTGAATGTTCCGAGGCTTGGCACGAAATCATTACGGTTTTTCCATTTATGCCTTGTAGGACTTTCCCGCGAGATAGTTTACTTCTGTAATTAGATGTCAATAATTAAAATACTATAATTTTTCTTAATAATCATCAGCGGCTTATGTTTTAAACTATATAATGATATAACATGAATTCACATTAATGTAGCGATTGTATTCTATACTTTTAAATGGTAATACAGAACTTTTGTAGTATAAATTTTATTTTAAATTTTGTGATGTTGGTAAGTAGCTTAAATCATACTTTTTATGTCATTAGCCCATGTTGGATAGGTGAAAATCATGCTTTTTAATGCATCAGTAGTCAATTCCATATT
The genomic region above belongs to Maribacter hydrothermalis and contains:
- a CDS encoding AI-2E family transporter, which gives rise to MKIINPKVIRQIFVLLLIILTGGLIFKEIIPYFSGVLGAITLYVLLHKPMTKLIKKGWRPKVASALLMLISFLVILIPVSGALFMLGSKIGNAVDNSERVTKAFKTQLQQTEKYLGYDLTSEIDVSAVSGWVSKNLQGLVGGTFTTIIAISIMYFLLFYMLTNRKSFGESLYDYIPISTKNLNLIGDETRAMVRANALGIPLVAIAQGIVALIGFLIFGIDNPFFWAVIVTIGSMVPFIGNFLGTIPVFILALSNGDTFQAWGILLYGIVVVGSTDNIIRLYVLQKLDNVHPLVTLIGVIIGIPLFGFIGLIFGPLLISLFLIIVKIYRREYSTEIKDQL
- a CDS encoding YtxH domain-containing protein — translated: MSNNSNTLLGILAGTAIGATLGILFAPDKGINTRRKLVDEAVSAKDSLAETALDLRDRAATTISSQANTLEGKLESVVSDVSYKTEDVISQLEQKLKDLKTKNRKLQKS
- a CDS encoding ferritin → MKNKRISDTMEKILNEQMTREAYQAQVYLSYASWAEVSSFPGIAQFLYGHMSEEREHMFKILKYINDRGGETKIEAIKAPSANPKNIEDCFNKILQHEIDNSKQIDKIVDLALKEKDWATFNFAQWFVKEQIEEETLINEIIDKYTLASKKVDNNANLYDLDRDLASASQHATIPQEEKL